ATTCCAGTTCGATAATAATTGCTGTGGGAATGAATAGGAAAAAACAACATTTTTCAGGCGTGCATACGTAGCGCTATATAGAAATCGAGTCGATGGAATTGTATTCCACGGGTCGGAGACATAAGAGAGGCGGGGAAAATCGGTATCTCTGTTTTCCGGGGTCCAACGCGTAAGTGCTTCTTTCGACCAGTTCCGGCCGGGTGCATATCCCAAATGCATGATAAACGGTTGGTCGCCATCAAATATCTTACCTCCTATACTATACGATAAAAGGAATGACAGTTCAAATCCTTTATAGGAAATCCGGTTGTTCAAACCACCATAAAAATCAGGCAATGAACTTCCCTGGAAGTACTGTGTGGCTTCTGTCTGATCTTCGGTAGTAGTCCGTCCGGTTACATTTCCATTTTCGTCAACAATATCTTTATACCATGTGGCTTTCCCATTTTCAGGATTGACTCCCGCCCATTCCTTGATATAAAAGTCATAGACCGAGCCACCTTCTACCATTTTCTTGGTATTTCCGAATTGTCCTATCGAACCTGTAAGTATTTCTTCCTGGGGCAATTTGGTTATTTTATTGGTATAATGTCCGAAGTTGAGAGTAATATCCCAATTGAAATCTTTATTCCGGATAGGCGTACCGGTTATCTGCCCGTCGATACCTCTGTTGCTCAATGAACCGATATTGGCATTGATGCCGCTATAACCGGTGGAAGGAGAAAGCGGTTTTTCAAACAGCAAGTCTTTCGATTGCCGGTTATACACATCGATCTGGGCGATCAACCGGTTCTCGAACAGGGAAATATCTATCCCGAAATTGAGATTTAAGTTTGTTTCCCATTTCAATTCGGGCGTTGGAAGCTCAGACGGCAATAATCCCAGCATATCCAGACTGTTATAGATCTCATAAAAACCGCCGTAAGCATAATTACCCACATTGTCGTTACCTTGTGCTCCGTAGCTGAAACGAAGGTTTAGGTTGTCGATATCCCTCACATGCTGCAGGAAATTTTCCCTCTTCACATTCCAGGCGGCGCCCACCGACCAGAAATTACCCCAGCGCGACTCCTTACTAAAACGTGAAGAGCCATCACGGCGGTAACTGGCAGAGAAATGATAACGATCAAGAAGATTGTAATCCAGTTTACTCAACCAACTTGCCAACCGGTAATTGTCGGAAGTTCCGTAGAAGATGCCGCTTGTGGAACCTGCCGAAGGTTCGGTTTTACCCAATACCTGGAAGCCGGTGCGGCTTCCTGACAATGATGATACATTATTTACATATATTTCCGGCCCGGCAAGCAGGTTAAAGGAATGTGATTTACCCAGGCCAAAGCTATAATCGATAAAACTGTTGACCGTATAGTTGAGTGTGCGGCTTGCGCTCCTGCTGGCAGTACCTGCACCTTCGGATATTACCCCCGTGCTGTAATAGGAATGGGAATAAGAGTGCGAACTTCCTGTCCTGTAATCGACACTTGCTGTCGTCTTCCACAATAAACCGGGTAGAAAAGTGATATTGAAGTTTGTGCTAAGCAATGCAGCCTCTGTTTTACTACCCGATATGGCATGTTCCGCACTTCCGAGAATATTCACTCCGCTGGCGGCTGTAGTGGGACGCCATACGCCATAATCCCATTTTTTATTCCCGTTTTCGTCCAACACGTACGAACCATCGGGATTACGTTCGTAAACAGGATAAATATTGGAAATAAGGCGTTGGAAATTGGCAAAGTTTCCCGTATTACTGTCGCTTTGGTTGGGAGATCTTTGATAACTCGACGAAAGTGAGGCATTCCCACCGATCTCGAACCAGTTATTGATCTTCGATTGTATGTTTGTACGGAAATTGAAACGTTCGTATTCAGCAGTTCTTATCCACCCTTCTTCATTTAAATATCCCCCTGACAGGAAATATCTTGTATTAGCACTTCCACCACTGACACTCAGATCGTATTGCTGACGTATTCCGAGTCGTGAGATCGCTTTACCCCAGTCGTCATTCCATAACGGCGTTGCTCCGGCAACCAATTTTCCGTCCGTACCGACAGGCTTAGGATACTGAGGGCCGTAGATATTCACTTTAAGTGCACCGTCAACGAGGTAATCGGTCGCATATTGAGCAGCTTCTGCAGCAGTTCTACCCTGGTCTGACTGGGTATTGCGGATGGCCTCCCATTGCAATTCGTAATATTCGTTTGCAGAGAGATACTCGTAGTCTTTGACGGCGCGGCTCGTAAACCCCACACTACTCGAAAAATTGACTACCGGTTTCGTGTTGAGATTTCCCGATTTAGTGGTGATAACGATTACACCATTAGCGCCTCTCGATCCATAAAGGGCACTTGCAGTAGCATCCTTCAGTATCGATATCGACTGAATATCTTTCCCGCTTATCTGATTGGGATTTGCTCCGGGAACACCATCCACAACATACAGAGGCGATGTGGAAGCATTGACTGAGCCTATCCCGCGCACATACAGCGAAGCATCGCTACCGGGCTGACCCGCGGAAGAAACTGACTGAAGTCCCGGGACCGTCCCCTGTAAAGCCTTCCCGACAGAAGTGATTTCCAGTTTTTCCAACTCCCTGGCTCCAACCACTGCGACCGATCCCGTATAGCTGGACTTTTTGGCTGTACCATAACCTACCACAACCACTTCGTCGAGATAATTAATATCTTCCGACAATATTACCCTTATGATTTCATTTGCCTCATATACATCGATTTCCTGTGTCTTATAACCCAAAAGGTTAATTGTCAATGTAAGCGGAAGCGATTGGTCTGTGGTAAAACTGAAATTCCCGTCTATATCGGTTGCTGTTCCGATAGTGGTCGATTTTATAGCAACAGCAACTCCGGGAAGCGGATGATTCTCTTTATCAACGACTGTACCCCGTATGGTTTCCTGCCCATAAGTACTGAAAGAACACAAAAGAAGGATTAAAAAAACGTAAATACCTTTTTTTAATATGAGGGATAATCTTCTGTTCCTGTAAAAAAGTGATACATTTGTCATATTCTAATTTTTTTAGAGTGAATATAAGCGCTTCCGCGTCCGACTGCAATTGGCTAATGGGAGCGCTTATCTTTTTGTTGCAACGAATGATTTTATATATTTCTTATTTTCAAACACTTCAGTAAGTAGCTGTCAGAAGCAAATCCTCAATCTCCTTCAACTGTGCAGACAAAATGGCCTCTTCGACCTTAAGAAAACCGTATTCCTGATTATATTTTTGTCCTTCCGAGAGGATCCATTTCAAAAATCTTTTTGCCGGAATATTATTCTCCTGATAAACGAATCCGATATTTTCAACAGGGATAAGCGATATCCTTTCATTTTCGAGCAGAGCTATAGTCTTGTCAATATCGGCTTCCTGCAATATTTCACGCTGTTCTTTTTTTATATCTAAAGGAATAAGGGCTAAGCCGTTTTTCAATCCTCGGGTATCAATATCGAAGATATAACTGAGATTATTAAATGTGACCCCTGAATTATCTTTCTGTATGGCATTTATAAGGAAAATATCGTCACCGGATATTTTTCGTCCTCTGATATCAGCTGCAGAATATCCGAAGTGAGAGGCAAAGGTGCCGGCAAAGGAATTGCTATTGGTCCCCGAATAGATCGTTATATCATATTTTTGTTTATCCGACGAATCGGAATATTCATCAAGATTATCCTTGTCAAAAAACAGATCTTCCAACCTCTTACCATTTAATCTTTTCCGCTTCAGTTCGTTTAACAGCGGATTGTCCGCATTGGTAACCGGAAGCAAAGCATATCGTCCGGTATATGATACAATTTGATTTCCATTTTCAGCCCCCTCTTCATTGATGGAAGTGATAAAGCTTAAATCGATATCTTCAGCGGATGATTGCCCTTCCGCAAACTTAATTTCTATTTGGGAGTTCACTTTTTCATACT
This window of the Proteiniphilum saccharofermentans genome carries:
- a CDS encoding SusC/RagA family TonB-linked outer membrane protein, with product MTNVSLFYRNRRLSLILKKGIYVFLILLLCSFSTYGQETIRGTVVDKENHPLPGVAVAIKSTTIGTATDIDGNFSFTTDQSLPLTLTINLLGYKTQEIDVYEANEIIRVILSEDINYLDEVVVVGYGTAKKSSYTGSVAVVGARELEKLEITSVGKALQGTVPGLQSVSSAGQPGSDASLYVRGIGSVNASTSPLYVVDGVPGANPNQISGKDIQSISILKDATASALYGSRGANGVIVITTKSGNLNTKPVVNFSSSVGFTSRAVKDYEYLSANEYYELQWEAIRNTQSDQGRTAAEAAQYATDYLVDGALKVNIYGPQYPKPVGTDGKLVAGATPLWNDDWGKAISRLGIRQQYDLSVSGGSANTRYFLSGGYLNEEGWIRTAEYERFNFRTNIQSKINNWFEIGGNASLSSSYQRSPNQSDSNTGNFANFQRLISNIYPVYERNPDGSYVLDENGNKKWDYGVWRPTTAASGVNILGSAEHAISGSKTEAALLSTNFNITFLPGLLWKTTASVDYRTGSSHSYSHSYYSTGVISEGAGTASRSASRTLNYTVNSFIDYSFGLGKSHSFNLLAGPEIYVNNVSSLSGSRTGFQVLGKTEPSAGSTSGIFYGTSDNYRLASWLSKLDYNLLDRYHFSASYRRDGSSRFSKESRWGNFWSVGAAWNVKRENFLQHVRDIDNLNLRFSYGAQGNDNVGNYAYGGFYEIYNSLDMLGLLPSELPTPELKWETNLNLNFGIDISLFENRLIAQIDVYNRQSKDLLFEKPLSPSTGYSGINANIGSLSNRGIDGQITGTPIRNKDFNWDITLNFGHYTNKITKLPQEEILTGSIGQFGNTKKMVEGGSVYDFYIKEWAGVNPENGKATWYKDIVDENGNVTGRTTTEDQTEATQYFQGSSLPDFYGGLNNRISYKGFELSFLLSYSIGGKIFDGDQPFIMHLGYAPGRNWSKEALTRWTPENRDTDFPRLSYVSDPWNTIPSTRFLYSATYARLKNVVFSYSFPQQLLSNWNLSDLRLYLTGDNILTFFGHKGLDPEQTVSGSTFYRYPAQKSYSLGINVSF